From Pseudomonas vanderleydeniana, the proteins below share one genomic window:
- a CDS encoding aminotransferase: MLLATLIRRASLPGPNVSVPQALQLLEEHYGLSGTLQALGSQQDLNYRVDCDEGRFVLKICHGDYASLELQAQHAGLAHLAGRDGLRVPRVITANNGQDLLSVELAGQSLHVRLLEYIEGQSLTHLKHLGRELVAALGHLCGEMDRALADFQHPGLERTLQWDPRHAAALIEHLLPVIRDPQQQAVIREAAAQAARRLQPLVDRLPVQAIHLDITDDNVVWRRDAQRHWQLQGVIDFGDLSRTWRIADLSVTCAALLHHAEDDPFAILPAIQAYHAVNPLQREELLALWPLVVARAAVLVLSGEQQVSIDPDNRYSRDNLAHEWEIFEVATSVPFELMEAAILTALDQSLEPVASEGFAPLLPGLVGREFALIDLGVLSPHFEAGNWEQAGIDQRLLAEAAALHGLAASRYGQYRLSRTRPDSAQEPDTCPLHVDLQVPAGTTVEAPFAGTLHILDDGALQLVGKPLSLRLWGVCASLKPGAAVVKGQVLGEVGGALRVQLCRHADLDAPLFCTPSRAAAWQALCPSPAALLGLACDAEPELGAAELLARRDASFARTQKHYYVDPPRIERGWRNHLIDMQGRSYLDMLNNVAVLGHGHPRMAAEAARQWSLVNTNSRFHYAAVTEFSERLLALAPDSMDRVFLVNSGTEANDLAIRLAWAYSGGRDMLSVLEAYHGWSVAADAVSTSIADNPQALESRPDWVHPVTAPNTYRGAFRGSDSTPDYLRSVEQQLAKLAGQNRQLAGFICEPVYGNAGGIALPPRYLQQVYALVRAQGGVCIADEVQVGYGRMGKFFWGFEEQGVVPDIITMAKGMGNGQPLGAVITRREIAEALEAEGYFFSSSGGSPVSCRIGMAVLDVMAEEKLWENAQVVGSYFKERLEALIDRHPLMGAVHGSGFYLGAELIRNRETLEPATEETALLCDRLRELGIFMQPTGDHLNILKIKPPMCTTRRSVDFFVDMLSKVLDEGL, translated from the coding sequence CGCGGGCCTTGCGCATCTGGCCGGCCGCGATGGCTTGCGGGTACCGCGGGTGATCACGGCGAACAATGGCCAGGACCTGCTGTCCGTCGAGCTGGCCGGCCAGTCGCTGCATGTGCGCCTGCTGGAGTACATCGAGGGCCAGTCGCTGACCCATCTCAAGCACCTCGGCCGTGAACTGGTGGCCGCTCTCGGTCACCTGTGTGGCGAGATGGACCGGGCGCTGGCGGATTTCCAGCACCCTGGCCTGGAGCGCACCCTGCAGTGGGACCCACGGCACGCCGCTGCGTTGATCGAGCACCTGCTGCCGGTGATCCGCGATCCGCAGCAACAGGCGGTCATCCGCGAGGCTGCGGCCCAGGCGGCGCGGCGCCTGCAACCGCTGGTCGACCGGCTGCCGGTGCAGGCCATTCACCTGGATATCACCGATGACAACGTGGTCTGGCGCCGCGATGCGCAGCGCCACTGGCAATTGCAGGGGGTGATCGACTTCGGTGACCTGAGCCGTACCTGGCGCATCGCCGACCTGTCGGTCACCTGCGCGGCACTGCTGCACCATGCCGAGGACGATCCTTTCGCGATCCTGCCGGCGATCCAGGCCTACCATGCGGTCAACCCGCTGCAACGTGAGGAACTGCTGGCCCTGTGGCCGCTGGTCGTCGCCCGGGCCGCCGTGCTGGTGCTCAGTGGCGAGCAGCAGGTCAGCATCGATCCGGACAATCGCTACAGCCGCGACAACCTGGCCCATGAGTGGGAAATCTTCGAGGTGGCGACCTCGGTGCCGTTCGAGTTGATGGAGGCAGCCATCCTCACCGCACTCGACCAGTCCCTGGAGCCGGTCGCCAGCGAAGGTTTTGCACCGCTGCTGCCAGGGCTGGTCGGGCGCGAGTTCGCCCTGATCGACCTGGGTGTGCTCAGCCCGCATTTCGAGGCCGGCAACTGGGAGCAGGCCGGCATCGACCAGCGCCTGCTGGCCGAGGCCGCAGCCTTGCATGGCCTGGCGGCCAGTCGCTATGGACAGTACCGTCTGTCACGCACGCGCCCGGACAGCGCGCAGGAGCCGGATACCTGCCCGCTGCACGTCGATTTGCAGGTTCCGGCGGGTACGACGGTGGAGGCTCCGTTTGCCGGCACGCTGCACATCCTGGACGACGGTGCGTTGCAGTTGGTGGGCAAGCCGCTGAGCCTGCGCCTGTGGGGTGTCTGCGCGTCCCTCAAGCCAGGGGCCGCAGTGGTCAAGGGGCAGGTGCTGGGTGAGGTGGGGGGGGCGTTGCGGGTCCAGCTGTGCCGGCATGCCGATCTGGACGCGCCGTTATTCTGTACGCCCTCGCGCGCGGCGGCCTGGCAGGCGCTCTGCCCGTCACCGGCAGCGCTGCTGGGGTTGGCCTGCGATGCCGAACCGGAGTTGGGCGCGGCCGAGCTGCTGGCTCGGCGCGATGCCAGCTTCGCGCGTACGCAGAAGCACTACTACGTCGACCCGCCGCGTATCGAGCGTGGCTGGCGCAACCACCTGATCGACATGCAGGGGCGTTCCTACCTGGACATGCTGAACAACGTCGCGGTGCTCGGCCACGGCCATCCACGGATGGCCGCCGAGGCGGCGCGGCAGTGGTCGCTGGTCAATACCAACTCGCGTTTCCACTACGCCGCGGTGACCGAGTTCTCCGAGCGGCTGCTGGCCCTGGCGCCGGACTCCATGGACCGGGTGTTCCTGGTCAACAGCGGGACCGAGGCCAACGACCTGGCGATCCGCCTGGCCTGGGCCTACAGCGGCGGGCGCGACATGCTCAGCGTGCTGGAGGCCTATCACGGCTGGTCGGTGGCCGCCGACGCGGTGTCCACTTCCATCGCCGACAATCCCCAGGCCCTGGAAAGCCGCCCGGATTGGGTTCATCCGGTGACCGCTCCGAATACCTATCGTGGAGCGTTCCGCGGCAGCGACAGCACGCCGGACTACCTGCGCAGTGTCGAGCAACAGCTGGCCAAGCTGGCTGGGCAGAACCGCCAACTGGCGGGGTTCATCTGTGAACCGGTCTATGGCAATGCGGGCGGGATCGCGTTGCCGCCGCGCTACCTGCAGCAGGTCTATGCCCTGGTGCGGGCGCAGGGCGGGGTGTGCATCGCCGATGAGGTGCAGGTCGGCTACGGGCGCATGGGCAAGTTCTTCTGGGGCTTCGAGGAGCAGGGCGTGGTGCCGGACATCATCACCATGGCCAAGGGCATGGGCAATGGTCAGCCGCTGGGGGCGGTGATCACCCGGCGGGAGATCGCCGAGGCACTGGAGGCCGAAGGCTACTTCTTCTCGTCATCGGGTGGCAGCCCGGTCAGTTGCCGGATCGGCATGGCCGTGCTGGACGTGATGGCCGAGGAAAAGCTCTGGGAGAATGCCCAGGTCGTCGGCAGTTATTTCAAGGAGCGCCTGGAGGCCCTGATTGACCGCCATCCCCTGATGGGGGCTGTGCACGGTTCCGGTTTCTACCTGGGGGCGGAGTTGATCCGCAATCGCGAGACCCTGGAGCCGGCAACCGAGGAAACCGCGCTGTTGTGCGACCGCTTGCGCGAGTTGGGGATCTTCATGCAGCCGACCGGCGATCACCTGAACATCCTCAAGATCAAGCCGCCGATGTGCACCACGCGGCGTAGCGTGGACTTCTTCGTTGACATGCTGTCGAAGGTACTGGACGAGGGGCTTTGA
- the aguA gene encoding agmatine deiminase has product MSILHSTPRADGFHMPAEWAPQTQVWMIWPERPDNWRLGGKPAQAAHAAVAKAIARFQPVTVAVSASQYENARARLDVPNIRVVEMSSDDAWVRDSGPTFVINDQGEVRGVHWGFNAWGGFDGGLYFPWNRDEQVGGKILEIERCQEYRTEGFVLEGGSIHVDGEGTVITTEECLLNRNRNPHLGREEIEKVLGEHLAVEKVIWLPDGLFNDETDGHVDNFCCYVRPGEVLLAWTDDPQDPNYPRCQAAMNVLENARDAKGRAFVVHKMPIPGPLYATEEECAGVDAVAGSQERNPSVRLAGSYVNFLIVNGGIIAPSFDDPKDAIAREILQKLFPQHEVVMVPGRELLLGGGNIHCLTQQQPAPHRG; this is encoded by the coding sequence ATGAGTATCCTGCACAGCACCCCTCGCGCCGATGGCTTCCACATGCCTGCCGAATGGGCGCCCCAGACCCAGGTCTGGATGATCTGGCCCGAGCGCCCGGACAACTGGCGCCTGGGCGGCAAGCCGGCGCAGGCAGCGCATGCCGCAGTGGCCAAGGCCATTGCCCGCTTTCAGCCGGTGACGGTCGCGGTCTCCGCCAGCCAGTACGAAAACGCCCGGGCGCGTCTGGACGTGCCGAACATCCGCGTGGTGGAAATGTCCAGCGACGACGCCTGGGTCCGCGACAGTGGCCCCACCTTCGTCATCAATGACCAGGGCGAGGTTCGTGGTGTGCACTGGGGCTTCAACGCCTGGGGTGGTTTTGACGGCGGCCTGTATTTCCCGTGGAACCGTGACGAACAGGTGGGTGGCAAGATCCTCGAGATCGAGCGCTGCCAGGAGTACCGTACGGAAGGCTTCGTGCTCGAAGGCGGTTCGATCCATGTCGATGGCGAGGGCACGGTGATCACCACCGAGGAGTGCCTGCTCAATCGCAACCGCAACCCTCACCTGGGCCGCGAGGAGATCGAGAAGGTCCTCGGCGAGCACCTGGCGGTGGAAAAGGTGATCTGGCTGCCGGATGGCCTGTTCAACGACGAAACCGACGGCCATGTGGATAACTTCTGCTGCTACGTGCGCCCGGGCGAGGTGTTGCTGGCCTGGACCGACGACCCGCAGGACCCGAACTACCCGCGTTGCCAGGCTGCGATGAACGTCCTGGAAAACGCCCGTGATGCCAAGGGCCGCGCCTTCGTGGTGCACAAGATGCCGATTCCGGGCCCGCTGTACGCCACCGAGGAAGAATGCGCTGGCGTCGATGCCGTGGCTGGGAGCCAGGAGCGCAACCCGTCGGTGCGCCTGGCCGGTTCCTACGTGAATTTCCTGATCGTCAACGGCGGGATCATTGCGCCAAGCTTCGATGATCCGAAGGACGCCATTGCCCGGGAAATCCTGCAGAAGCTGTTCCCGCAGCATGAGGTGGTGATGGTACCGGGGCGGGAATTGTTACTGGGGGGCGGGAATATCCATTGCCTTACCCAACAGCAGCCTGCGCCGCACCGTGGGTGA
- a CDS encoding TonB-dependent receptor yields the protein MPAPYRLAPATFGLCVLLSAGFTQATTTLPELTINAEADPDDPRVKDVSTATRTTTPVRYVPQAIDSLKTANVLDYGTNDLGKALSGIPNVSSGADTRFDSLRIRGFDASNDFYLDGVRDDSQYIRDLHNIERIEVLKGPAAVLYGRGSQGGIVNRVSKLPQFGRRSTVEVQGGSDDLRSLYTDLSVDPTQDLSLRLNLGNQDHNSFRDGVSGNRQLFAPSMSWQLTPDLNWLVQYEYSRYNRTPDRGIPGINGRPADVGRDTSYGDPRDYIDDKAQSLRSKLTYALNDNWQLRHTLGMFKLDSDFDNTYLTGYNATTRQVARQRWQQDLNTRNLFSNLEAEGSVDTFGFEHRLLTGLELGSQRRDPKLYTSLAANRGGQAVPALDLFKPNHNLSHTGAMMVSSDNHTEVESRALYVQDQLRLNDQWQLLAGLRHDRFEVETTNNLTHIKDGRDSHSTSPRLGVVWTPLQDHSFYASWSKSFSPVGGGLIGITPNAAGNGNDLSPELTRQKEVGVKSDWLGENLSTTLAVYELELYNRRTSDPQNPGFTLLSGLQRSRGVELTGTGRITGNWYLRGGIGLQDATIVKDNNGFEGKRVGNVAKRNGSLFLTWKPEMGWYAETGLTLVGDRYADNANTVVLPGYGTWDALAGFRTRDWDLRAALSNISDRTYYTSATSAFQIQPGAPRNLVVTGTYSF from the coding sequence ATGCCTGCCCCCTACCGCCTGGCGCCCGCTACGTTCGGGCTTTGCGTTCTGCTGTCCGCCGGATTCACCCAAGCCACGACCACCCTGCCGGAGTTGACGATCAACGCCGAGGCCGACCCGGACGATCCGCGTGTCAAGGATGTCAGCACCGCGACCCGCACCACCACGCCGGTGCGCTACGTACCCCAGGCCATCGACTCGCTGAAGACCGCAAACGTACTCGACTACGGAACCAACGACCTGGGCAAGGCACTGAGCGGCATTCCCAACGTCAGCAGCGGCGCGGACACCCGTTTCGACAGCCTGCGAATCCGCGGTTTCGATGCCAGCAACGACTTCTACCTGGACGGTGTCCGCGACGACAGCCAGTACATTCGCGACCTGCACAATATCGAACGCATCGAGGTACTCAAGGGCCCCGCCGCAGTCCTCTACGGTCGTGGCAGCCAGGGCGGGATCGTCAATCGGGTCAGCAAGCTGCCGCAATTCGGGCGCCGCTCCACGGTCGAGGTGCAGGGCGGCAGCGATGACCTGCGCAGCCTCTACACCGACCTCAGCGTCGATCCCACGCAGGACCTCAGCCTGCGCCTGAATCTGGGCAACCAGGACCACAACAGCTTCCGCGACGGCGTCAGCGGCAACCGCCAATTGTTCGCACCGTCGATGAGCTGGCAACTGACGCCGGACCTGAACTGGCTGGTGCAGTACGAATACAGCCGCTACAACCGTACGCCGGATCGCGGTATCCCGGGGATCAACGGTCGCCCGGCCGATGTCGGTCGCGATACCAGCTACGGCGACCCACGCGACTACATCGACGACAAGGCGCAGTCGCTGCGCTCGAAGCTCACCTATGCACTGAACGACAACTGGCAACTGCGCCACACCCTCGGGATGTTCAAGCTCGACAGCGACTTCGACAACACCTACCTGACCGGCTACAACGCCACGACCCGCCAGGTCGCGCGCCAGCGCTGGCAACAGGACCTCAACACCCGCAACCTCTTCAGCAACCTGGAAGCCGAGGGCAGCGTCGACACCTTCGGCTTCGAGCATCGCCTGCTGACCGGCCTGGAGTTGGGCAGCCAGCGCCGAGATCCGAAGCTCTACACCTCGCTCGCCGCCAACCGTGGTGGCCAGGCAGTGCCCGCACTTGACCTGTTCAAACCAAACCACAATCTCAGCCACACCGGCGCCATGATGGTATCCAGCGACAACCACACCGAAGTGGAAAGCCGTGCGCTCTACGTGCAGGACCAACTGCGCCTGAACGATCAATGGCAACTGCTCGCCGGACTGCGCCATGACCGTTTCGAGGTCGAGACCACCAACAACCTGACCCACATCAAGGACGGCCGCGACAGTCACAGCACCAGCCCACGCCTGGGCGTGGTCTGGACGCCGCTGCAGGATCATTCGTTCTACGCATCCTGGAGCAAGAGCTTCTCGCCCGTGGGCGGCGGCCTGATCGGTATCACCCCGAATGCCGCCGGCAACGGCAACGACCTGAGCCCCGAATTGACCCGGCAAAAGGAAGTCGGCGTAAAAAGCGACTGGCTCGGCGAGAACCTGAGCACCACCCTGGCCGTGTATGAGCTGGAACTCTACAACCGCCGTACCAGCGACCCGCAGAACCCGGGGTTCACCCTGCTCAGCGGCCTGCAGCGCTCACGCGGCGTCGAATTGACCGGCACCGGCCGGATCACCGGCAACTGGTACCTGCGCGGCGGCATCGGTCTGCAGGACGCCACCATCGTCAAGGACAACAACGGCTTCGAGGGCAAGCGCGTCGGTAACGTCGCCAAGCGCAACGGCAGCCTGTTCCTGACCTGGAAACCGGAAATGGGCTGGTATGCCGAAACCGGCCTGACGCTGGTCGGCGACCGCTACGCCGACAACGCCAACACCGTGGTCCTGCCGGGCTACGGCACCTGGGATGCACTGGCCGGGTTCCGCACCCGCGACTGGGACCTGCGTGCCGCGTTGAGCAACATCAGCGACCGCACCTACTACACCTCGGCCACCAGTGCCTTCCAGATCCAGCCCGGCGCCCCGCGCAACCTGGTCGTCACCGGTACCTACAGTTTCTGA
- a CDS encoding DsbA family protein: MTAPVTLHYIYDPLCGWCYGAKPLVQAASQLLPVTLHGGGMMAGNSRQFVSPNLRDYVMPHDRRIAEYTGQPFGQAYFEGLLRDSSAVFDSAPPTSAVLAAEELAGRGLELLGRLQTAHYLEGRRIADVDVLLELASELGLEPQAFQAAFERNTGAVAVEHFKNSRVLLSRVGGQGFPTLVLEREGRFSLVDIGPYLGKPEAFAQSLRESAGLSVQGGTAPSCGLDGCAS; this comes from the coding sequence ATGACCGCTCCCGTGACGCTTCACTATATTTACGACCCTCTTTGTGGTTGGTGCTACGGCGCCAAGCCACTGGTGCAGGCGGCCAGCCAGCTGCTGCCCGTGACCTTGCACGGCGGTGGCATGATGGCCGGCAACAGCCGGCAGTTCGTCAGTCCGAACCTGCGTGACTACGTCATGCCCCATGACCGGCGCATTGCCGAGTACACCGGCCAGCCGTTCGGCCAGGCCTACTTCGAGGGACTGCTGCGTGACAGCTCGGCAGTCTTCGATTCCGCCCCGCCGACGAGTGCGGTGCTGGCAGCCGAGGAACTGGCCGGACGCGGGCTTGAACTGCTCGGCAGGTTGCAGACTGCGCACTACCTGGAGGGGCGGCGCATCGCCGATGTCGATGTGCTGCTGGAACTGGCGAGCGAGCTGGGTCTGGAACCTCAGGCTTTCCAGGCGGCGTTCGAGCGCAACACCGGCGCGGTGGCGGTCGAGCACTTCAAGAACAGCCGGGTACTGCTGTCGCGCGTTGGCGGGCAGGGATTCCCGACCCTGGTGCTGGAGCGCGAGGGGCGCTTCAGCCTGGTCGATATCGGTCCCTACCTGGGCAAGCCGGAAGCGTTCGCCCAGTCTCTGCGCGAGTCGGCCGGATTATCCGTGCAGGGCGGGACGGCACCGTCTTGCGGGCTGGACGGTTGCGCGAGTTGA
- a CDS encoding OprD family porin, producing MLNKRIGLLALSILSATQAMASDQSDAKGFVEDSHLNVLLRNAYINRDYKDGNKDKAEWGQAAIGTFKSGFTQGTVGVGVDAFGLYGVRLDGGKGTTGAQGIDFFARDNNGDPARDIAKAGAAVKFRLSNTVLTYGDQMPVLPVLSYDNGRLLPESYTGTLITSKEIKGLQLDAGHFTEESRKSDEGRDSGGLKSINVLGGSYQFTDNFKAALYASDVEDVLKKQYVNLNYVFPIAQDQSLTLDFNGYRTKLDKDYAADHDADGRDNKIWSLAATYALGAHSFTVAHQRSTGDSLLGYPYGGYQRGQGRVGDGGNSIYLANSYWSDFNAADERSWQLGYGLDFSTFGVPGLSYNFAYVRGDNITTSTSTGGNEREIFNQVKYVVQSGPAKDLSVKVRSSILRVSQKSSEYNVGGNEVRVFVDYPINVF from the coding sequence ATGTTGAACAAACGGATCGGTCTGCTCGCACTGAGCATTCTCAGCGCTACCCAGGCCATGGCAAGCGATCAATCGGACGCCAAGGGTTTCGTCGAAGACAGCCACTTGAACGTGCTGCTGCGCAACGCCTACATCAACCGTGACTACAAGGACGGCAACAAGGACAAGGCCGAGTGGGGCCAGGCTGCCATCGGTACCTTCAAGTCCGGCTTCACCCAGGGCACCGTCGGTGTCGGCGTCGACGCATTCGGCCTGTACGGCGTGCGTCTGGACGGTGGCAAGGGCACGACCGGTGCCCAGGGCATCGACTTCTTCGCCAGGGACAACAACGGCGACCCGGCCCGTGATATCGCCAAGGCCGGTGCCGCGGTGAAGTTCCGTCTGTCCAACACTGTACTGACCTACGGCGACCAGATGCCGGTCCTGCCGGTACTGAGCTACGACAACGGCCGCCTGCTGCCGGAAAGCTACACCGGTACCCTGATCACCTCCAAGGAGATCAAGGGCCTGCAACTGGACGCCGGTCACTTCACTGAAGAGTCGCGCAAGAGCGATGAAGGCCGTGACAGCGGTGGTCTGAAGAGCATCAACGTGCTGGGCGGCAGCTACCAGTTCACCGACAACTTCAAGGCGGCCCTCTACGCCTCCGACGTCGAAGACGTGCTGAAGAAGCAGTACGTGAACCTGAACTACGTGTTCCCGATTGCCCAGGACCAGTCCCTGACCCTGGACTTCAACGGCTACCGCACCAAGCTGGACAAGGACTACGCGGCTGATCACGACGCCGACGGCCGTGACAACAAGATCTGGAGCCTGGCGGCCACCTACGCCCTGGGTGCCCACTCCTTCACCGTCGCGCACCAGCGCAGCACCGGCGACAGCCTCCTGGGCTACCCGTACGGTGGCTACCAGCGTGGCCAGGGGCGCGTGGGTGATGGCGGCAACTCCATCTACCTGGCCAACTCCTACTGGTCCGACTTCAACGCCGCGGACGAGCGCTCCTGGCAGCTGGGCTATGGCCTGGACTTCAGCACCTTCGGTGTACCGGGCCTGAGCTACAACTTCGCCTACGTCCGTGGTGACAACATCACCACCTCCACCAGCACCGGTGGCAACGAGCGCGAGATCTTCAACCAGGTCAAGTACGTGGTCCAGAGCGGCCCGGCCAAGGACCTGAGCGTGAAAGTACGCAGCTCGATCCTGCGCGTGTCGCAGAAGTCCAGCGAGTACAACGTCGGCGGCAACGAAGTCCGTGTATTCGTCGACTACCCGATCAACGTGTTCTGA
- a CDS encoding alpha/beta hydrolase, whose amino-acid sequence MTVRTFIARRRWLSLGLLALFLAVGLPYGCSRLAYKERELLFNIQPGTAGWFNGLPGGVREMQIPVSDGLAGSDYLHAWWWPSSRADAPTILYLHGTRWNLTAQVGRITQLRELGFSVLAIDYRGFGDSPGGLPSERSVYQDAGNAWKRLVQLQPDARKRYIYGHSLGGAVAVDLAGRLAADKQSPKAAGLIIESTFTDLGDAARAAIPTSLPVRWILSEKFDSIDKISQIGIPVLIVHGTDDPYVPSRFSKTLYEAAAQPKHLLLIKGGNHINSMILGSREYAKALRQAFAGFPSTAVSDLAGKSTVDR is encoded by the coding sequence ATGACCGTCAGAACCTTTATCGCCCGTCGCCGCTGGCTGTCCCTGGGATTGCTGGCGCTGTTCCTTGCTGTTGGCCTGCCCTACGGTTGTTCCCGGCTGGCCTACAAGGAGCGCGAACTGCTGTTCAATATCCAGCCGGGCACCGCGGGCTGGTTCAACGGCCTGCCGGGCGGGGTGCGGGAAATGCAGATCCCGGTCAGCGACGGCCTGGCCGGCAGTGACTACCTGCATGCCTGGTGGTGGCCATCGAGCCGCGCCGATGCGCCCACCATTCTCTACCTGCACGGTACCCGCTGGAACCTGACGGCACAGGTTGGGCGGATCACCCAACTGCGTGAACTGGGGTTCTCGGTGCTGGCCATCGACTATCGCGGCTTCGGCGACAGCCCCGGTGGGCTACCGTCCGAGCGCAGCGTCTACCAGGACGCCGGCAATGCCTGGAAGCGCCTGGTGCAACTGCAGCCGGATGCCCGCAAACGCTACATCTATGGTCATTCCCTGGGCGGTGCGGTGGCGGTGGACCTGGCCGGTCGCCTGGCCGCCGACAAGCAGTCGCCCAAGGCTGCCGGGCTGATCATCGAGTCGACCTTCACCGACCTGGGCGACGCGGCCCGGGCCGCGATTCCAACCTCGTTGCCGGTGCGCTGGATCCTCTCGGAGAAATTCGACTCCATCGACAAGATCAGCCAGATCGGCATTCCCGTACTGATCGTCCACGGTACCGACGACCCCTACGTTCCGTCGCGCTTCAGCAAGACGCTATATGAAGCTGCCGCGCAGCCCAAGCACCTGCTGCTGATCAAGGGCGGCAACCATATCAACAGCATGATTCTCGGCAGCCGCGAATACGCCAAGGCGTTGCGCCAGGCCTTTGCCGGTTTTCCTTCGACGGCAGTCAGTGATCTCGCAGGGAAAAGCACGGTTGATCGTTAA